One region of Hydrogenobaculum sp. Y04AAS1 genomic DNA includes:
- a CDS encoding methyltransferase domain-containing protein — protein sequence MEIIRVKKTFKHPYAGGADFHTFMEKSRYVIARDLMAQLPRDNYEQTKVPELPKEYYGEDLNGKSLLVLNLFALGDSLMFTPILKHLKTKYPKSYIIMETRKGYNLLEGNPYVDEFIYTPVSYTRFKEVDYYTDCYEYVGSYFYNYMNLVDFWAAKLRQFDIKDKDPVVVPQQEAIDYMKSIVQKIKDENPGKKIIMAHMVASSIHRSLPPYLVSKIIDKMKDEYVFITAHPKWEAPAVDISKELYMMDVENLSPYMEKPQYLVAAIQEVDGVISADTVVPHIAAALKKPCVVISGGVAPESQHFPKMSYTTAQPVYARYIGNTCSAPCIMHAVAGPCQEAQIKQKFYSPCFDNINVEEVVEKFKTLVYYIENKDKDIPDECPICKEKNVFFEEVEISWGYRLWECSVCGSIFSLPRKAKKTLDDLLKEDYPNSQQIQPFYDTKDTQQIDELDNKEKLGISNIYTIYTYPTIRALLDIEPALKGKKMLDIGFNSGRLLAVAHELLNLDVYGVERSENQVEKVKKALKDIKIDIAKVLDHKYIKNLKQKWGSFGIVILENIIGNLEYPYEFFKAVKDLMEEDGIVIFTFPNKDRPYIKVRKGLDWSVEDNDYNYTLNRVSVRGLEIALRKAGWNYTYGNATPIFPGDIVQIMGPPPVLTLNTGNNQQMNINPAGMETYIYNYMKPIFNAFSLHGQFGIVLASKKPINNYWFKRLDVLWELIQTNVMRREYIVNTYLER from the coding sequence ATGGAGATAATAAGAGTAAAAAAGACTTTTAAGCATCCTTACGCCGGTGGTGCAGATTTTCACACATTCATGGAAAAAAGCAGGTATGTGATAGCAAGAGACCTAATGGCTCAGCTTCCAAGAGATAACTACGAACAAACCAAAGTTCCAGAACTACCAAAAGAATATTACGGTGAAGATTTAAATGGGAAAAGTTTGCTCGTTTTGAACTTGTTTGCTCTTGGTGACTCTTTAATGTTTACACCAATCTTAAAGCATCTTAAAACTAAGTATCCTAAAAGCTACATAATAATGGAAACAAGAAAAGGGTATAACCTATTAGAAGGTAATCCTTATGTGGACGAGTTTATATACACACCGGTCTCTTACACAAGATTTAAAGAAGTAGATTATTATACCGATTGCTATGAGTACGTTGGTTCTTATTTCTACAACTATATGAATTTGGTGGATTTTTGGGCTGCAAAGTTAAGACAGTTTGACATAAAAGATAAAGACCCTGTGGTAGTCCCGCAGCAAGAAGCTATAGATTACATGAAGTCTATTGTTCAAAAGATAAAAGATGAAAATCCTGGTAAAAAGATAATTATGGCACATATGGTGGCTTCATCTATACATAGAAGCTTGCCTCCTTATCTTGTATCAAAAATAATAGATAAAATGAAAGATGAGTATGTTTTTATTACCGCCCATCCAAAATGGGAAGCTCCAGCTGTAGATATATCAAAAGAGCTTTATATGATGGATGTGGAGAATTTATCCCCTTATATGGAAAAACCCCAGTACCTTGTAGCGGCAATTCAAGAAGTAGATGGAGTTATTTCAGCGGATACAGTTGTACCACACATAGCAGCGGCGTTAAAAAAACCATGTGTAGTAATATCTGGTGGTGTCGCCCCAGAGTCTCAGCATTTTCCTAAAATGAGTTATACTACGGCACAACCAGTTTACGCAAGATATATCGGTAATACATGTTCTGCTCCTTGTATAATGCATGCTGTAGCAGGTCCTTGCCAAGAGGCCCAAATAAAACAAAAATTTTACAGCCCTTGTTTTGACAACATAAATGTAGAAGAAGTGGTGGAAAAGTTTAAAACCCTCGTTTACTACATAGAAAACAAAGATAAAGACATACCAGATGAGTGTCCTATTTGTAAGGAAAAAAATGTATTTTTTGAAGAAGTGGAGATCTCCTGGGGATATAGACTTTGGGAATGTAGCGTTTGTGGTTCTATATTCTCTTTGCCAAGAAAAGCCAAAAAAACCCTGGATGATCTATTGAAAGAAGACTACCCAAATTCCCAACAGATTCAACCTTTTTACGATACAAAAGATACACAGCAGATTGATGAGCTTGATAACAAAGAAAAGCTTGGTATTTCAAATATATATACCATATACACCTACCCTACTATAAGAGCTTTGTTGGATATAGAACCTGCTCTAAAAGGCAAAAAAATGCTTGATATAGGTTTTAACAGCGGTAGGCTTTTGGCTGTAGCCCACGAACTTCTAAACTTAGATGTATATGGTGTAGAACGCTCAGAAAACCAAGTAGAAAAGGTTAAAAAAGCTCTTAAAGATATAAAAATAGATATTGCTAAAGTCCTGGATCATAAATATATTAAAAACCTAAAGCAAAAATGGGGAAGCTTTGGTATTGTGATTTTAGAAAATATAATAGGAAACTTGGAATATCCATACGAATTTTTTAAAGCTGTAAAAGATTTGATGGAAGAAGATGGAATTGTCATATTTACATTTCCTAACAAAGATAGACCTTATATAAAAGTTAGAAAAGGTTTAGACTGGTCTGTGGAAGACAATGATTATAACTATACTCTTAATAGAGTAAGCGTTAGAGGGTTAGAGATAGCCTTGAGAAAAGCGGGATGGAATTATACTTATGGCAATGCTACCCCGATTTTTCCGGGTGATATAGTACAAATCATGGGTCCACCCCCAGTTTTGACTTTAAATACTGGCAACAACCAACAAATGAACATAAACCCAGCTGGCATGGAGACATATATTTATAACTACATGAAACCTATATTTAACGCTTTTTCCCTACATGGTCAATTTGGTATAGTGCTAGCTTCTAAAAAGCCTATAAACAACTACTGGTTTAAAAGGCTTGATGTATTGTGGGAACTTATCCAAACAAACGTTATGAGAAGAGAGTATATAGTAAATACATATTTAGAGCGATGA
- a CDS encoding succinate dehydrogenase/fumarate reductase iron-sulfur subunit encodes MKIKLKIKRQDRFETYEVPYKEGMTLLDALKYIKEYLDPSLAFRQFCGAGICGTCAVNVNGFPKLICKEQALSYALDENPTVLEPLNNAEVVKDLVVDISNMSYRIKAYKAWITPIETNLKIDQELSKKIEESSDCILCYACQSFCPEVADKDYAGPLFFAKLYRLFIDPRDREHGIRLLEAKDTLILHCLSCNKCNNACPKEVKPATLIRELLDS; translated from the coding sequence ATGAAGATAAAGCTTAAGATAAAAAGACAGGATAGGTTTGAAACTTACGAAGTGCCCTACAAAGAGGGTATGACGCTTTTAGACGCTTTAAAGTATATAAAAGAGTATTTGGACCCTTCTTTGGCTTTTAGGCAGTTTTGCGGGGCTGGTATATGTGGTACTTGCGCTGTAAACGTTAACGGTTTTCCTAAGCTAATATGCAAAGAACAGGCGTTGTCCTATGCTTTAGATGAAAATCCAACGGTTTTGGAACCTTTAAACAACGCTGAAGTTGTAAAAGATTTGGTGGTAGATATCTCAAATATGTCTTATAGAATAAAAGCTTATAAAGCTTGGATAACCCCCATTGAAACCAATTTAAAGATAGATCAAGAGCTTAGTAAGAAAATAGAAGAGTCATCCGATTGCATACTTTGTTATGCTTGTCAGAGCTTTTGTCCAGAAGTAGCCGATAAAGATTATGCAGGACCGCTGTTTTTTGCTAAACTCTACAGACTCTTTATAGACCCAAGAGACCGTGAACATGGTATTAGGCTTTTAGAAGCAAAAGATACTTTAATATTGCACTGCCTTTCTTGCAACAAGTGTAACAACGCATGTCCTAAAGAGGTAAAACCTGCCACTTTGATAAGGGAGCTTTTGGATAGTTGA